One Triticum dicoccoides isolate Atlit2015 ecotype Zavitan chromosome 3B, WEW_v2.0, whole genome shotgun sequence genomic window, TGACATCTGTATTGATGATAACTGTTGGATATGTCGCTTTCCATTCACCATCTAGTTCTCCCAAAATTCTGAGTTGTTGGGGAAAGGTTGGATAATCTACTCATGCTCTGATATGATGCAGGGCATAGGCTGGGACTGTTATCCATTTAATTAACGGGGTTCCCCTTTCGTTATTCAGGAAATTCTGAATTTTAGTGAAGGTTTTGTCATGTTTTTGTTCAGCGTGGGCTGTTATAACTTCCTTAATCCTTCATATGGGAGGTGTTTTAGCCATGTGCGTTGGTTTAGAGTTTCTCACCTTCACGTTCACGGCTGTTTGATACTGATAGCGACAGAGACATGACGAGATTAGTGTACATTCTAGTAATGCCATTTTTTCTTTTGGCAATAGAAGTGCACCCAGAAACCATGGCAGAGCTTGGCTCAGTCTACAAGCTGCTTCGAATGAATTGAATTTTGCATAAGTATTTTGACCATATTGGACAGCATGAAACTTGATGTAGGCACTATACCTGTGTGATTAATCTTTATTGGAGCCATATGATAGTTGTAGATTGGGATATTGATGAATGGTATATTTTTCAAAAGAATATCCATTCAAAATTGATCTTGCATTTCCAATTTGACTATGTACTGATATATGGTCATTATCAGAAGTACACAGATATAGTCTATTTACACGTATAGATTCCATTACTGTTTACATTAGTCAAGTTGATTGATAATTAGCCTGGGAGTTTCTCTTACTGACcctttttttttactttatgccaTTGCCTATTTGCATGTGCATTGTAAAAACCTCCATTCATTTATCTTGCATGAATGTTGCAGTCATGAGTTAGGATAAAATTAGAGGTAGTCATGAACTACCAAAACACAATCTCCTGAGCTTTTTTCCCTCTGTATATCTGGACTAGACTATTTATTTCACTTTTTTTGTAATTATCATCAATTCATCATCCTGTATGTTGTTGTCTGTGCCTGCAAATCGTAAGTGCATGGGCTATGAATATGGTTACCAATGTTCTAAATGCTTGTAAATTGGACTTTTGCTCCTTGGATAGTTCCCTGTTTTTGACTTCAAAATTATGTTCTTCACTTTTCTCAGGGCAGGGATACTTGTTAATTAGGTTACCTGTATTTTTTGATATATTGTTATACCTTGTTTTCTGTGTAAACTAGTGATGGTAGTATGATACCTTGTCATTTGGCAAGGATTTCTTCTCTTCCACATGTATCATTATTAGTAAAATATTCCCAACTTTTGCAGCTGCATTTGGAGCAGTCCTTCATGTTGTATCGACCGCTCTTCTCGGGATAACTGCAGTTACTATGGCAAATACTATAGCAGGCGAGGAAACAGTGCATAAACTTGCCTCGCTGTTGCTAATATTTCTTGGAGCAGGTTACATTCTGTTGTTTGCTTTGGGAAAAGGTGGTCATAGCCATGCTCATAATCATCCAATGGAGAAGATGGCAGTCGCTGGTCTTGTACTTGTACCAGCATTATCACCCTGTGCAACTACTCTTCCAGTGTTTCTTGCTGTTGGCAACTCATCCTCGATGATGATTCTTGCGATCATTGTGCTTCTCTTCAGGTGCCCCCCCCATCCTCGATGAAGATATTTTTTTGTTGGACTAGTCACCTAACCCCTAGTTATACAGAGAGCTTGTTGGGCCAAAAAGGAAGAAGATATAAGGATAGTCATTTCAGTATTGCTGTACGTAGTGTTGAAGTAGAAATGGAGAACCTCATTATTTCCATATGCAAGCCTTCCTTTTCAGACATTTCTCTTTGCGCTCATCAACCAATTTGTTCTTAGATAAGGCTTCCACTCGTCACTCGTCAGTGGTTTAGGATTTGAGGGACATTCAAAATAAGCTGATCATAGCATATTTTCTGTTCTGAAGCTTTATTTAGTTGATGTGAAATGTTTCTAGAAACTACAGCTCTTATGCTTATGCGTGGTGGTTGGATAGTTATAGTATAGCCCATTAGTGGTTTAGGGCAGCTGGACCTACAATTAAAATGTGCATTGGAGGTGGCTGTATAGATCAGATCTGACGGTCACAAACGCCCAGATAAGCAAAACGGATGGCCACGAATGAGAGCGCTCGAAAGGGCAGCGATTAGGTGCAGTTTTACTGTCCTAAATTCAAGCTTCCACCAATGTGCTGAATAAGATCAGTAGTCTAAAACTTAAAGATAGTAGCTCTGAAGCTTTGGCTGTCATAGGCATGGAACCAAATGCTCCATCTTAAATGGGATGCAGACCAACTTATATGGCTGTCAATCATGAGCATGGTTTGAACTTTGAATATTCTCCGGGGCGCTTTGTGTTGAATCAGCTACGCATATGGAGTATTATAGATGCATACTATTGATTTATTTTACCTTTGTATTACAACCTAGCTTGTGTTCTTTTATGCCTGCAGTACCATCACGGTGATGACGTCCCTGGTGGCTCTCTCATTTTATGGTGCTAGCCAGATCAAGTTTCACTGGGTGGAACGCTATGACAAGGTCCTAGTTGGCTCAGTGCTGTGCCTTGTTGGGGTTCTGACATATGTGTTCCATCACCATGATGGTGACGAGCATTCTCTCCATGCACACGTGCACAGGAAACTTGTGGGTCCTTAGATGAATCTACAAAGTTACTCCCAAAGTTCACTGTGAAACACATTCTGTTGTCCTCTAACCTTTGTACGTTATGCTGTATAAGATCTGATTATCAATTTATCTGTTGGGAATCTACCCGCCTATGGGTTTCCTAGGAGTACAGACAGACCAGGTGAATACCTACTGGGAAATTGTTTGTACCATGGATCTTTGTTTGCGCTGATGCAGTTTAACGGGAATAGTGGGCTTTCAACTTGAGGCATTGTttctgatctaattaaaatttatgGATTTTTTGCTCTACATCAGTGGTACAAACTTGGATGCATGCCTGAACTGCTGAAGCTTATGTTCAACGACAGGTTGAAATTTCTGCTGGATATGCCCCAAATTTTTGTGCTTGTTGTTCTCTATCTATCTTAGCTGGAAAGATTATTTTGTCCCTAGCTTGTACTGGAATAGCAGGATCTAATCGGGGCTGAAGCCTTTTTATCCCATCTATTACTTCGGCTTGTTCATATTGGGGAGCCGGAGAGGAAGGATGGCGATGCCTGCCTTTTTATGTGTGTGAGCTTGGGGACTCTAGCCAGCAAACATTTCCTGGTTGTACACATCCTTTTATGTTTGTGGCATTTTTGATAATTGGCTGGTGTTTTGATATTACTCTTTCAAATTGGTGCTTTGGCACTGAAAATGTTTTGAATGTCATTTTCTCAAGTCCTCTTTGTTTCCTACAGGTGCATCAATGCCCATTTTTGTCCaagaaaaaaaaatgaatttaGGCTATTTTTTAATTATGTGTAAAAATAGGAAGAAACCCGGTTTTGCCATTTATCAATTTCCTACTTTACAAATGGCGTGAGTCGATGCTTGAGAGGAGTGCCCGCAACATggaggccgccgctccgccggtgaGGGCAAGAGAGTCCTCGCCGGGGAGGAAGGACGTTCGCTGGTGCAGGGTAGGGGAGGTGGTAGGCTTTCGTTTTAACTCCCCTCAGATTAGACGGCCGGAGACCAAACTCGAGCTGGAGGGAAGGAAGAAACTTGACTTGGGTGGGGGAGGCCAGTACCAGGTTGTGCAGATCATGCGAGGAAGGTGGAGGAGGATCCTGCAGCTGTTGGATTGAAATCCAATGATAAGGCCAAATCGGCTGAAATTTTTGTTTACGCAACTGTTACATGGGCGGGCCCAAAGAAAAGTATCTCCCTATAGAATTCTGACTCCAATTCGAACAAAAAATATGGGCCACTTCTCATTGCCCGTGACTACCAAGGAGCGGTACTTGAGGCGAGAAGTGGGTGAttcctatttagcgctgcaggcgccggttataggctgtttctgcaaaccggcgcctgcagcaccGTTAGCTGGGCTCGGCCCATTTCCATTTTTTCGTCGTAAACAAAAATGTAAATACGTCTTCGTTGCTATTCAATCCTGCGACCTACAGGTCCATGGCACGAGGCGCTAACCACCACAGCAACTACGGTTAGCTACACAGCTACAGCTTCTTCCTCTATTTCTTCTCACGTCGTtccctttttctatttattttccatttttattttttcatctttcttttttTATTCGGAACGGTTTTTACTCTGTTTTCtattcttttattctttttcttttttctttttattccgGATGGTTTTGtttgatattttttattttttattttttccttttcctaATTTGGATGAACAgtttttcaaactcgatgaaccccttttcaaatggatgaactttttttcaaattgatgaactttttttcaaaatccatgaactccttttcaaaatagatgaactcttttttgaatcgatgaacttttttcaaaattgatgaacttttttccaaaatcgacgaactatttttcaaatcgatgaaccttttttcaaaatcgatgtactatttttccaaaatcgatgaactattttttaaaattcatgaactcttttcaaaatcgatgaatttttttcaaaaccaatgaactttttttcaaaattgattatTTTcataaatgatgaacttttctaaaaacGGATGATCTTCTTTTAAAATTCACTTTTTTCAAAGAGATTTACTGATATGTTAATGTTTTGCTAAAGGAAGCATTAACTAGGCCGGGTTTCTACTTGCATACAAAGGAGCTATTATGGTTTGGTGTTATTGCGTTAAGTTATGACTGGTGAGGTGCTGGGTTCGAATCCCATATCGCATTAGGATTTAGTTTCTTCTTTTTTTTCGCGTTTTCCATATTGAGCCAGTGGATGGGCCGGCCCGCTAGGGGTCGCTAGCGAGCGCCGGTGGCAtcaaccggcgcctgcagcgctgaTTAGGAGCACCCCGAGAAGTGGGGAGCTCCTAGTCAGCGCCTTCAGCGCCAACTAAGAGTTTCGGCGCCCACGCAGACGCGCTCTTGGGCCGGCCCAAACAAAGGCTCCCTCGCTACTACCCCTCACGAGGATCGCTGTCTTACGCTAAAAAACGAGTGATAAAAAGGTGCATCTCTCCGAATCGAACTCGCGACCTCACAGTTATCTTCTACTTTAGCCAACCGGTACACCTACTAGCTACTAGTGATTCACTACAGCGCGACTTAGTTTAAAAACCATCGCCGCAGCGCTACTTATCTCGCTTAGTTTGTTGAATTATTTGAAAACATCGATAAAAACGTGAATGtttggaaaaaaatataaaaaatttgGATAGTTGACGAACATGCATAAAAAAGTTGGCAAATGTAAAAAAAGGTTCATGTATTGAAAtaagttcacgaattcaaaaacAAAAGTTCATGAAATAGAAAAAGAGGGCACTAATTTTGTAAAAAAAA contains:
- the LOC119279521 gene encoding uncharacterized protein LOC119279521; its protein translation is MQLDSLNLIAPLPTRPPPHQHRGSEPLSPASHSTPPSPLPDLATTRPRAPEKRSETSARGKTAKGKRPPQLAYRRLVGGGVRHASAYQVMDAGGGGLGGFQWTAEEASTIGGIATVSLLHSFIPTHWLPFSIVGRAQRWPLSRTLLVTAFGAVLHVVSTALLGITAVTMANTIAGEETVHKLASLLLIFLGAGYILLFALGKGGHSHAHNHPMEKMAVAGLVLVPALSPCATTLPVFLAVGNSSSMMILAIIVLLFSTITVMTSLVALSFYGASQIKFHWVERYDKVLVGSVLCLVGVLTYVFHHHDGDEHSLHAHVHRKLVGP